Genomic segment of Cytobacillus suaedae:
TATGTGGCTACATGGGGTTCAGAAGAGGATATCAAGGAATTAGCTGACTATACAATTAAGCGCCATTATCCTGAAATCGAAGGGAAAGACAGTCAATACTTATTATTACTCCAGGAAGTCATCAAGCGTCAGGCGGCATTAATTGCAAAATGGCAACTAGTTGGCTTCATCCATGGGGTAATGAATACAGACAACATGGCGATTAGTGGAGAAACGATTGACTATGGACCTTGTGCGTTTATGGATACATATGATCCGGAGACGGTATTTAGTTCAATTGATAGGGAAGGTCGTTATGCTTATGGCAATCAACCCTTTATTGGAGGTTGGAATTTAGCTCGGTTTGCTGAATCCTTGCTGCCGCTTTTACATGATAATCAAGAACAGGCTGTAGAAATTGCTCAGGAAGCCATTTCTGGATTTTCAGGCTTTTTCCGTCAATATTGGCTAACAGGGATGAGAGCAAAATTAGGATTGCTTAGTGAAGAAGAACAGGATGAGGCCTTAATTCAAGAGCTACTGACAGTTATGCAAAAAAATAAGGCTGACTTTACAAATACATTCCGTTTACTATCACTTGGAAAGCATGAGGAGCTAGACTTCCATGGAGCCGATGAATTTGCTAGCTGGTATAAGTCATGGCAGGAAAGACTTGATAGGCAGCAAGAATCAAAGGAAGCATCACTAGAATTAATGCAGAAAAGTAATCCTGCTGTCATTCCGCGTAATCATAAGGTTGAAGAGGCGTTAGAAGCAGCTACGCATAATGACTACAGTGTGATGGAGCGTTTGCTAAAAGTTCTTTCAGATCCTTACGTCGATTCTTCGGAACAGGTTGAATATTGCACACTTCCGGATCCATCAGGTCGCCCATACCGTACTTTTTGTGGTACCTAATAAGAAGAAATCAGATAATGCGCCTAAAGGTAGCATTATCTTTTTTTCCCTTTATTTGAACCCTATTAGAGACAAAAGCCCTTTTCTTTCGTACAAGGTGAATGAACCAAGACAAATGCATACGATGATGTAAGCCTATATGTAAAGGAGTGCATCACATGTATCCAAATCATGATCAGTTATATTACGGTTATGGGCATGAATCATATAACTATGTATATCCGCCGTATCAATCAAATGAACTTATGTATGATGACAGATTCTTTAATCCATTTCAACCAGGAGGGCCAATGGGTCCACCATCAGGACCTCCGTCAGCACCACCTTCTGGAGGCCCGCCATTTCAAACTCCAGGCCAAAGCCCAGCCGGTGGTCCACCACTAGGACCACCACCAGCTGCTACACCGACGCAAACTCAACAAGCAGGTGTATTTGCGGTAGATCCAGGTTCAATTAGAGGTTGCCTATTCCGGTATACTTACATTTGGCTATCAAATCGTCAACAGTTCTGGTTTTATCCAACCTTTGTCGGTAGAAGATCCGTGTCAGGTTGGCGCTGGACAGGATTTATGTGGGTTTATTATGGAGTCGACTTACGAAGAGTTCAGTCGTTCACATGTTTATAGTAAAGATAAAAACGGTGTAAGACACAATTAGAGTGTCTTACACCGTTTTCTAGTTATATCGTCCATTGATCATGAACAATGGCTACAAGATAAAATACACCATTGTCATCCTCTTGAAACACAAGATTTAAACTTCCCCAATCCATTCCAGAGTTTTCCCCAGTACCTTCTACATGAAACTCCACTACAGTTGCTTTAGGGAAGACTTCCATTATATTATTAATCGCATTTCCGCGTTGTTGCACCTCGCCGATAATCGGATCAACAGTAAGGTAATCATGAGTATATATAAATTTTTCATAATACTCACTAGGTGTTAATCCAATCGGTTCACCACTGCCGTCATGAAGTCCCCATTCATATTTTTCCTGATTTTCAAAAAAACTTTCCACTTCAGATACGTTAAGCTTTATAGCGTCTTCCGGATAAACATAAACATATGGTGAAAAAAGGAGCCCGTGCTCAGGATGTACGTATGTTGAGAGTTCCTTCATATCTTTATTTTTTAAAAGCTGTAAGATGGTTTGAGCAGTTTCTGAAACAGAGACAGGTGGATTTTCAGTATCATCGTTTCCGTTACTGTCTTCAGATGAATCATCAGTATCATCTTTTCCATTACTGTCTTCAGATGAATCATCAGTACCATCATTTCCATTACTATTTTCAGTTGGTGGCGTCTTATCAACTTGTTCCTTCGTTTCGTCGGCAGGATTTGCAGGAGGCTCTGAAACGGTGTCAGATTTTCCTACA
This window contains:
- a CDS encoding YdiU family protein is translated as MSKDAKEAGWNIDNSYARLPNSFYSSQNPTPVKSPRLVILNSSLAETLGFNAEVLESDHVVEVFAGNTIPEGASPLAQAYAGHQFGHFNMLGDGRAILLGEQITPKGERFDIQLKGSGRTPYSRGGDGRAALGPMLREYIISEAMHALGIPTTRSLSVVTTGEAVIRETNLPGAILTRVASSHIRVGTFQYVATWGSEEDIKELADYTIKRHYPEIEGKDSQYLLLLQEVIKRQAALIAKWQLVGFIHGVMNTDNMAISGETIDYGPCAFMDTYDPETVFSSIDREGRYAYGNQPFIGGWNLARFAESLLPLLHDNQEQAVEIAQEAISGFSGFFRQYWLTGMRAKLGLLSEEEQDEALIQELLTVMQKNKADFTNTFRLLSLGKHEELDFHGADEFASWYKSWQERLDRQQESKEASLELMQKSNPAVIPRNHKVEEALEAATHNDYSVMERLLKVLSDPYVDSSEQVEYCTLPDPSGRPYRTFCGT